The nucleotide window GCGGAAGGTGTTCCACGCCATCTGCTACGATCCCCTTACGTCGGCCGTCCTCAGCCTTGAAGAGATCAAAGCGATGGTGTCCGAGATGTTCGAGGCCAACCGCGACTGGCTGCCGCAGTTCAAGGGGTTGGAGAGCTAGAAGGCTTCCGCAATCGTTCGCTGTGCGGCCAGGCGTCCGGGCCTGGCCGCACAGCGCCGTTTCACTGGCGTCACCGGGTTGATCGGCCGTGAGATGGCTCACGGCTGCGGGGTTCTCCGGGGACATTTGTCCCCTGTGCGTCGTGCCGGCGAAGTGCCGCGAGAGTCGGGCGTTGAGGTGTGGAAGCAAGGATCGACCCGGAGATGTTCTCCGGGTTGCCGTCTCCAGTCGAATCCGACGTCCGTCGAGGATGCCTGTCTGAGGCGCACGCGCCTGTCGGGACATTCTGCAGTTCAACTCCTGCAAGATCAGGTACAATGCTCTCCAAAGCAATGGATTATCCTCTCAAGCTAATCGAGACGGAAGAGGGCTTTGCGGTGTGCTGCCCCGCGCTGCCCGGCTGCTGGTCCCAGGGACGTACCGAAGCGGAGGCGCTCGAGAACATCCGCGACGCCATCGCCGAGTATCTGGCCGCTCGCGCCGAGCTTCGGGAAGGTGAGCAGATGCGGTATGTAACGGTAGGCTGAGCATTGCCCCGCCTTCCCGGGATCAGCCATCAGAGGGCAATCCGTGCCTTCCGCAAGGCAGGGTTCCACGTGGTGAGTCAGGGGAAGCAAATCATTCTGGCGAAGGAAGGCCTGATGCTGAGTATCCCGCGGGGCAACCCCATTGATGCCGTCACGATGGGCGGGATTATCACCGACGCCGGCATGTCCGTCGAGCAGTTCAAGAAGCTGCTGTAGCCACAGGTTGCCCCGTATTGGTAGTTCGCCACCGGGACCGGAAGCGCAGCCCTCCATCCCAGCGCAACTGGGCGGTGGGCTGAGGTGTGCTGAATAACGGGAAGCAGAGGCGTAGCGATGGAATGGATTGTCCTGAAAAGAGGGCGTGACGTTGATGAGGACATGGCCGCGGACGTTGACTTTGTGTCGCTGCTGAAGGCGCGTGACATCCACTATGTGTCTCTCGCGATCCCGGGCCTCAATGTTGTCAGCGCCTGTGTCGAATTTGCCGGCGGTTTCGATGTTGGACGACGGAACGACTTG belongs to Phycisphaerae bacterium and includes:
- a CDS encoding type II toxin-antitoxin system HicB family antitoxin, with translation MDYPLKLIETEEGFAVCCPALPGCWSQGRTEAEALENIRDAIAEYLAARAELREGEQMRYVTVG